One Priestia aryabhattai DNA segment encodes these proteins:
- a CDS encoding M48 family metallopeptidase, which produces MKKIVLCSIGVFLVYAACIWVYLFYISDTSIPQSLRGTSVDPATFMNARELMLTEKYSKIRDALFFIRIPYEWLGFILILVLGVSKKVNKWSKDVSRFSLLQAAIYVFWLSVLLLIYSFPMDWISYKLSTAYHITTQPFQGWMKDLFTDFWVNYATMFLVIAVLYALIRKFSKRWWLYAWLVSIPFTLFLTFIQPVVIDPLYNDFYPLKNKELETKILHLADEAHIPAKHVYEVNMSEKTNSLNAYVTGIGSNSRIVLWDTTLNKLTEREILFIMAHEMGHYVKKHIYVGIASALVLSIVGLWLTKHLARFVIQRWGKALKITSLSDLNSLPLILLIFSVLTFAVSPLTNMQSRHHELQSDTYAMDLTGDKQAAIKTFQDLTKSGLSQVNPPYLVKIFRYGHPTILERISFVEEYERNE; this is translated from the coding sequence GTGAAAAAAATTGTTTTGTGCTCCATCGGAGTTTTTCTTGTGTATGCAGCTTGTATATGGGTGTATTTATTCTATATAAGTGACACCTCTATTCCACAATCATTAAGAGGTACCAGCGTAGATCCGGCTACGTTTATGAATGCACGAGAACTTATGTTAACCGAAAAATATTCAAAGATTAGAGATGCACTCTTTTTTATCCGAATTCCATATGAGTGGCTAGGGTTTATTTTAATTTTAGTGTTAGGTGTGTCTAAGAAAGTTAATAAGTGGTCTAAAGACGTCAGCCGTTTCAGTCTTCTCCAAGCTGCTATTTATGTATTTTGGTTATCTGTTCTGCTGCTGATCTATTCTTTTCCTATGGACTGGATTAGCTATAAGCTTTCAACGGCTTACCATATTACGACGCAACCTTTTCAAGGATGGATGAAAGATCTTTTTACAGATTTTTGGGTAAACTATGCCACTATGTTTTTAGTGATTGCTGTGTTATATGCATTAATTCGTAAGTTTTCAAAAAGATGGTGGCTGTATGCGTGGCTAGTATCCATTCCATTTACGCTATTTTTGACGTTTATTCAACCAGTGGTTATTGATCCGTTATATAACGATTTTTATCCATTAAAGAATAAAGAGTTGGAGACGAAAATTTTACATTTAGCAGATGAAGCTCATATACCTGCTAAGCATGTATATGAAGTAAACATGTCTGAAAAAACCAACTCTCTCAATGCATATGTGACGGGAATAGGTTCTAATTCAAGAATTGTGTTATGGGATACCACCCTTAATAAATTAACGGAACGTGAAATTTTGTTTATCATGGCGCACGAGATGGGTCACTATGTAAAGAAACATATTTATGTGGGGATTGCTTCAGCTTTAGTTTTATCGATTGTGGGATTATGGCTAACGAAGCACTTAGCTCGCTTTGTGATTCAGAGATGGGGGAAAGCATTAAAAATTACTTCTCTTAGTGATTTAAATTCCTTACCGCTTATTCTACTTATTTTTTCTGTTCTTACATTTGCTGTAAGTCCTTTAACAAATATGCAGTCGCGTCATCATGAACTTCAATCTGACACGTACGCGATGGACCTAACAGGAGATAAACAAGCTGCTATTAAAACGTTTCAGGACTTAACAAAATCAGGACTATCTCAGGTAAACCCGCCGTATTTAGTGAAAATTTTCCGATATGGTCACCCAACAATACTGGAAAGAATTTCATTTGTGGAGGAGTATGAAAGAAATGAATAA